In Aegilops tauschii subsp. strangulata cultivar AL8/78 chromosome 3, Aet v6.0, whole genome shotgun sequence, one genomic interval encodes:
- the LOC109743691 gene encoding protein CPR-5, which translates to MDDGPGLAAEPAPASSSASSSGSRASRPRKGVRLRPLRRRRGPAPAALASRGGDGEGEDNGGGAAQDDLALPLGMSFAAVLARVMNSSNDSGERLHPVILSKICTSAVKESLANTYGDRFDSFMRNFENSFSSTLRTLHRINEIPVYERSPTPEYSSIHGSSGAVGNSSAVDLQNHTKEIEQDLVNSVESQLVLYARDNRQLADRAHSRSSREADQCILSAFERSVKEQARSNELKECEISLSMRKLQLKQTELALSSSSHMLEKIKLSLGFQKASFQGEKFKTQMQDTRHAEILRILIDFLVSAVVIMSVCFAYGTYVHSYQRITDVTAACSAASRGSKSWWVPNSVSNFNSGLQFVRCHVIAATRMCFGIVMIVAIAWLASQRSALSGSNMPITFNFILLGVICGFAGRFCANTLGGDGNIWLVWWEVLCSIHLLGNCYPSVIYRVLHGSISITHSKNGVGLPYWVRRCIFYAALGLVIPVLTGLLPFASFSDWRDHFSEEIKSFFVGDEVEV; encoded by the exons ATGGACGACGGGCCCGGCCTCGCCGCCGAGCCCGCCCCCGCGTCCTCGTCGGCATCCTCTTCCGGCTCGCGGGCCTCCCGGCCGCGCAAGGGGGTCCGGCTCCGCccgctgcggcggcggcgcggtccGGCGCCCGCCGCACTGGCTTctcggggcggcgacggcgaaggcgaagaTAATGGCGGCGGCGCCGCGCAAGACGACCTCGCGCTGCCACTGGGGATGTCGTTCGCGGCCGTTCTCGCGCGG GTTATGAATTCGAGCAATGATTCAGGAGAAAGATTGCATCCGGTCATCCTTTCCAAG ATCTGTACCTCAGCGGTGAAGGAATCTTTGGCAAAT ACATATGGTGACAGGTTTGACAGTTTCATGAGAAATTTTGAGAATTCATTTAGCAGCACATTGAGGACGCTTCATCGTATTAATGAGATACCTGTCTATGAGAGAAGTCCTACTCCTGAATACTCTTCTATACATGGAAGCTCTGGGGCTGTAGGAAACTCGAGTGCTGTTGATCTGCAAAATCATACAAAAGAAATCGAGCAGGACCTCGTGAACTCTGTAGAAAGTCAACTTGTTCTTTATGCCAGAGACAATCGACAGCTGGCTGATCGTGCTCATAGCAGATCCTCTCGTGAAGCTGATCAGTGCATTCTCAGTGCTTTTGAGAGATCTGTGAAGGAGCAGGCTCGCTCAAACGAACTCAAGGAGTGTGAGATTAGTCTTAGCATGAGAAAGCTGCAGCTGAAACAGACTGAATTAGCTCTTAGCTCCTCCTCGCACATGTTAGAGAAGATTAAGTTGTCCTTGGGTTTTCAGAAAGCTTCCTTCCAAGGAGAGAAATTCAAGACTCAGATGCAGGACACAAGGCATGCAGAAATCCTGAGGATTCTTATAGATTTCCTTGTTAGTGCAGTGGTAATTATGTCAGTGTGTTTTGCTTATGGAACTTATGTTCACTCGTACCAACGGATAACTGATGTTACAGCAGCTTGTTCAGCTGCTTCAAGG GGATCTAAATCTTGGTGGGTGCCAAATTCAGTGTCAAACTTCAATTCTGGCTTGCAGTTCGTCAGATGTCATGTGATAGCAGCAACACGTATGTGCTTTGGCATAGTAATGATTGTGgcaattgcttggttagcatccCAGCGTTCCGCACTGTCTGGATCAAATATGCCTATAACTTTCAATTTCATTTTATTGGGAGTTATTTGCGGCTTTGCTGGAAGGTTTTGTGCCAACACTCTAGGCGGTGATGGAAATATCTGGCTTGTATGGTGGGAAGTCCTTTGTTCCATCCATTTACTCGGAAACTGTTATCCATCTGTTATTTACCGTGTTCTTCATGGTTCCATATCAATAACTCACAGCAAGAATGGTGTGGGGCTGCCGTACTGGGTTCGCCGGTGCATATTTTATGCTGCGCTGGGGCTTGTTATCCCGGTCTTGACTGGCTTACTTCCATTTGCTTCTTTCTCTGACTGGAGGGACCATTTTTCTGAAGAGATAAAATCCTTCTTTGTTGGTGACGAAGTTGAAGTCTGA
- the LOC109743690 gene encoding uncharacterized protein, protein MRAGAKGRACHKKIALWVSEWAGTLPQRESVSDYQPRRAAATLPEIPARIRASTSTSSRAKATRVFAIVPPLSPRSYQLCASIQEESKLMPAPPLRTVHLRRSPSPPDAAPESAAIAVDGGGGVDLALVGRALGLDPASVRLNGYFVSRGPGHVSTAVTWGALLAFFAARGLPTGADPTAPVAVRGRPAPSPPRPDPGVLQSSKRKSGLETENCSKKSKLQHNSSALSKSSEELLSDEITLGLKRRLRLDDMTPSKRIKQVDYNSETQQPVKFSCSFMNGHGKRTRDEEMVTSLPCKRVR, encoded by the exons ATGAGAGCGGGGGCCAAGGGCCGAGCCTGCCACAAGAAGATCGCGCTGTGGGTGTCCGAGTGGGCCGGGACCCTGCCGCAGCGAGAGTCCGTATCCGACTACCAACCGCGCCGCGCCGCGGCGACACTTCCAGAAATCCCCGCAAGAATCCGCGCCAGCACCAGCACTAGCAGCAGAGCCAAAGCAACCAGAGTGTTCGCCATTGTTCCTCCCCTCTCGCCCCGATCGTACCAGCTGTGTGCGAGCATCCAAGAAGAATCGAAGCTGATGCCTGCGCCGCCGCTCCGGACCGTGCACCTGCGCCGGTCTCCCTCGCCGCCCGACGCCGCGCCAGAGTCGGCGGCCATCGCCGTCGACGGAGGCGGCGGGGTGGACCTCGCCCTGGTGGGCCGCGCGCTGGGGCTGGACCCCGCCAGCGTCCGCCTCAACGGCTACTTCGTCAGCCGCGGCCCCGGCCACGTCTCCACGGCGGTCACCTGGGGCGCGCTCCTCGCCTTCTTCGCCGCGCGCGGGCTCCCCACCGGCGCCGACCCCACCGCGCCCGTCGCCGTCCGCGGCAGGCCCGCGCCTTCGCCCCCACGCCCAG ATCCTGGAGTTCTTCAGTCCTCCAAGCGTAAGTCTGGGTTGGAGACAGAAAATTGTTCCAAGAAGAGCAAGCTCCAACACAACAGCTCAGCTCTTTCAAAATCTAGCGAGGAGCTACTTAGTGATGAGATCACCCTTGGTTTGAAGAGAAGACTCAGATTGGACGACATGACTCCATCTAAGAGGATCAAACAAGTAGACTACAACTCAG AAACACAACAGCCAGTAAAATTCTCCTGCAGCTTCATGAACGGGCACGGAAAGCGGACACGAGATGAGGAGATGGTCACCTCACTCCCATGCAAGAGAGTCCGGTGA